The proteins below are encoded in one region of Shewanella algae:
- a CDS encoding MDR family oxidoreductase, producing the protein MFKALVLTQNDKRTQAQITQLEDSDLPEGDVLVDVAYSSLNYKDGLAVTGLGKIIRQFPMVPGIDFAGVVRESAHPDYEPGDEVILTGWGVGENHWGGMAESARVKGDWLVPMPLGCTAAKSMMIGTAGLTAMLCVQALQQAGIKPEDGEVLVTGASGGVGSVAVTLLAKLGFKVVASTGRLEQNAAWLKQLGVSDLIERSELEQDARPLDKQRWAAVVDTVGNKVLASALSQLNYGGVAAICGLAGGFALPTTVMPFILRGVSLLGIDSVQCPAAKRRAAWEQIVALLPESYYQEACHEITLEQVPEAAAQIVKGEISGRTLIKVG; encoded by the coding sequence ATGTTTAAGGCACTCGTATTGACCCAAAATGATAAACGGACCCAGGCCCAGATAACCCAATTGGAGGACAGCGATCTGCCTGAGGGGGATGTCCTGGTCGATGTTGCCTACAGCTCGCTGAACTACAAAGACGGCCTGGCGGTGACCGGGCTTGGCAAGATTATCCGTCAATTCCCCATGGTGCCGGGTATCGACTTTGCCGGTGTGGTGCGAGAGTCAGCCCATCCGGATTATGAGCCAGGCGATGAGGTTATCCTCACCGGCTGGGGCGTTGGCGAAAACCATTGGGGCGGTATGGCCGAGAGTGCCAGAGTCAAGGGTGACTGGCTGGTGCCTATGCCACTGGGTTGCACAGCCGCCAAGTCGATGATGATAGGCACCGCCGGCCTCACGGCCATGCTGTGTGTACAAGCGCTGCAGCAAGCTGGGATCAAACCGGAAGATGGTGAGGTGTTGGTAACAGGTGCCAGTGGTGGGGTCGGCTCGGTGGCCGTGACGCTGCTGGCTAAACTCGGCTTTAAGGTTGTAGCCAGCACAGGTCGCCTGGAGCAGAATGCGGCTTGGCTCAAGCAGCTTGGCGTCAGCGATTTAATTGAGCGCAGCGAGCTTGAGCAGGATGCCAGACCATTGGATAAGCAGCGCTGGGCCGCCGTAGTGGATACCGTAGGGAACAAGGTGCTGGCCAGCGCATTGTCACAGCTGAATTATGGTGGGGTTGCCGCGATTTGCGGCCTGGCGGGTGGCTTTGCCCTGCCAACCACGGTAATGCCCTTTATTCTTCGTGGCGTCAGCCTGCTGGGAATCGACTCGGTGCAGTGCCCGGCCGCCAAACGCCGCGCTGCCTGGGAGCAGATAGTGGCTCTGTTGCCTGAGAGTTACTATCAAGAGGCTTGCCATGAAATCACTCTGGAGCAGGTACCCGAGGCCGCAGCGCAAATCGTTAAAGGTGAAATCAGCGGCCGCACTCTGATTAAAGTCGGCTGA
- a CDS encoding sigma-54-dependent Fis family transcriptional regulator, with translation MTLKTHSQSWLSASWQRCQGAGLNPAAIPDELRLNTAALDERRQRHGRLLQAVEHSALPLFNQLMGRTQSRLILSDPQGFVLHHWGVSRYSQKLANIALDTGVNWMEQYKGTNAIAAALSERQCVSVIGEQHFIKSHRFMSCTASPLFSPDGELLGALDITSEQQIHTPKTAILVSSLAQQLELALLCRLPSAAVRLDLAPQQALLHSGWQGVLVLDLDGRVLGANPMARQLLKGINLGQIHQALSPQVLSRGSGRLQQGLVFRTQALEQPQHTKPVVRTSQSRESQSRESQSRESSAAFKEPRLEQAWQQARKVLARNIPLLILGETGVGKEQFVKQLHVQSARHQQPFVAVNCAAIPAELVESELFGYQAGAFTGASRQGYVGKIRQAHQGSLFLDEIGEMPLAAQSRLLRVLQEREVVPIGSNQAHSVDIQVIAATHMDLPALVQQGAFRADLYYRLNGLQVTLPALRQRSDLRRLIHKLHQRYRVRPQSLCPVLEQRLLQYHWPGNLRELDNLMQVACLMAEEFPELNWQTLPESLQQTLGTAEEAIAGLAPAPGNNLHSQMQTQIRDTWLACNGNVSEAARRLGISRNTLYRKLKALALK, from the coding sequence ATGACACTCAAGACCCATTCCCAATCCTGGTTATCGGCTTCCTGGCAACGTTGCCAGGGGGCCGGGCTCAATCCCGCCGCCATACCCGATGAACTCAGGCTCAATACTGCAGCCCTTGATGAGCGGCGCCAGCGCCATGGCCGGCTGCTGCAAGCCGTGGAGCACAGTGCACTGCCACTGTTCAATCAACTTATGGGGCGAACCCAGAGCCGGCTCATCCTCTCGGATCCTCAAGGTTTTGTGCTGCATCACTGGGGCGTGAGCCGTTACTCACAAAAGCTTGCCAATATTGCCCTGGATACCGGGGTCAACTGGATGGAGCAATACAAGGGGACCAATGCCATAGCCGCGGCACTCAGCGAACGCCAGTGTGTTTCGGTTATCGGTGAGCAGCACTTTATCAAGAGCCACAGATTTATGAGTTGCACCGCCAGCCCGCTGTTTTCCCCGGACGGTGAGTTGCTGGGAGCCTTGGATATCACCAGTGAGCAGCAAATCCATACCCCAAAGACAGCCATCTTGGTGTCCAGTTTGGCGCAGCAGTTGGAGCTGGCCTTATTGTGCCGACTCCCCAGCGCTGCTGTTCGATTGGATCTGGCGCCGCAGCAGGCCCTGTTGCATTCAGGCTGGCAAGGCGTATTAGTGCTCGACCTTGATGGACGGGTGCTGGGTGCCAACCCTATGGCAAGGCAGTTGCTCAAAGGCATCAATCTGGGCCAAATTCATCAGGCCTTGTCCCCTCAGGTATTGAGTCGGGGCAGCGGCCGCTTGCAGCAGGGATTGGTGTTCAGAACCCAGGCGTTGGAGCAGCCTCAACATACCAAGCCTGTGGTTCGAACGAGTCAGAGCCGAGAAAGCCAGAGCAGAGAAAGCCAGAGCAGAGAAAGCAGCGCAGCTTTTAAAGAACCCAGGTTGGAGCAAGCCTGGCAGCAGGCGCGTAAGGTGTTGGCACGAAATATCCCTTTGCTGATCCTGGGGGAAACCGGAGTGGGCAAGGAGCAGTTTGTCAAACAGCTGCATGTGCAAAGTGCCAGGCACCAGCAGCCTTTTGTGGCGGTCAACTGCGCCGCGATCCCGGCGGAGCTGGTGGAATCAGAGCTGTTTGGTTATCAGGCGGGTGCCTTTACCGGAGCTTCCAGGCAGGGATATGTCGGCAAAATACGTCAGGCGCACCAGGGATCCCTGTTTCTGGATGAAATAGGCGAGATGCCCCTGGCGGCCCAGAGCCGTTTGCTTAGGGTGTTGCAGGAGCGCGAGGTGGTGCCCATTGGCAGTAATCAGGCACACAGCGTCGACATTCAGGTGATTGCCGCCACTCATATGGACTTACCAGCATTGGTGCAGCAGGGGGCCTTTCGCGCCGATCTCTATTACCGGCTCAATGGCTTGCAGGTCACACTGCCTGCATTGCGCCAGCGAAGCGACCTGCGGCGTCTGATCCACAAATTGCACCAGCGCTATCGAGTTCGGCCCCAGAGCCTGTGTCCTGTGCTGGAGCAGCGATTGCTGCAATATCATTGGCCGGGAAACCTACGGGAGCTGGATAACCTGATGCAGGTAGCCTGTTTGATGGCCGAAGAGTTCCCTGAACTCAACTGGCAAACGCTGCCTGAGAGCCTGCAGCAGACCTTGGGTACTGCAGAAGAGGCGATTGCCGGCTTGGCACCCGCGCCGGGCAACAATCTGCACAGCCAAATGCAGACGCAAATTCGCGACACCTGGCTAGCCTGCAATGGTAACGTCAGTGAAGCGGCACGCCGTTTGGGGATTAGCCGAAACACCCTATACCGTAAGCTTAAGGCGTTGGCGCTGAAGTAG
- a CDS encoding aldehyde dehydrogenase family protein: MIYAQPGTQGALLQFKDKYDNFIGGKWLAPVGGQYFDNRTPVTGEVFCQAARSDARDIELALDAAHAAKESWGKTSVTERANLLLRIADRVEQRLEMLAVAETWENGKAVRETLNADLPLLVDHFRYFAGCIRAQEGSAADIDATTVSYHFPEPLGVVGQIIPWNFPLLMAAWKIAPALAAGNCIVLKPAEQTPVSIMVLLEQIQDLLPAGVLNVVNGFGAEAGQALATSKRIAKLAFTGSTEVGYHILKCAAESLIPSTVELGGKSPNIYFADVLEQEDDYLDKAVEGMLLAFFNQGEVCTCPSRVLIQESIYDKFIERVIARAQGIKQGDPLDTDTQVGAQASQEQFDKILSYLEIGRNEGAKVLLGGQANNLPGSQSQGYYVTPTILSGHNRMRVFQEEIFGPVVAVTTFKDEAEALSIANDTQYGLGAGVWTRDMNRAQRMGRGIQAGRVWINCYHAYPAHAAFGGYKKSGIGRETHKMMLSHYQNTKSLLVSYSTSPLGFF; encoded by the coding sequence ATGATTTATGCCCAACCCGGCACTCAGGGTGCCCTGCTGCAGTTCAAGGATAAGTACGACAATTTTATTGGTGGAAAGTGGCTCGCACCGGTTGGCGGACAATACTTTGATAACCGTACCCCGGTCACCGGCGAAGTCTTCTGTCAGGCCGCCCGCTCTGACGCCCGGGATATCGAGTTGGCGTTGGATGCGGCCCATGCCGCCAAAGAGAGTTGGGGCAAGACTTCTGTCACCGAACGGGCCAATCTGTTACTGCGCATTGCCGATCGAGTAGAGCAGAGGTTGGAGATGCTGGCAGTGGCCGAAACCTGGGAAAACGGTAAGGCGGTCAGGGAAACCCTCAATGCCGATTTACCCCTGTTGGTGGACCACTTCCGTTACTTTGCCGGCTGTATTCGCGCGCAGGAAGGCAGCGCTGCCGATATTGATGCCACCACGGTCAGCTATCACTTTCCCGAACCTTTGGGCGTGGTTGGGCAGATCATTCCCTGGAACTTTCCACTCTTAATGGCGGCCTGGAAGATAGCCCCGGCACTGGCGGCCGGCAACTGTATCGTACTCAAGCCAGCGGAGCAGACACCGGTTTCCATCATGGTACTGCTGGAGCAGATTCAAGATTTGCTGCCTGCCGGGGTGCTTAATGTCGTCAACGGCTTTGGCGCCGAGGCGGGTCAAGCGCTGGCCACCAGCAAACGCATCGCCAAGTTGGCTTTCACGGGTTCAACCGAAGTGGGTTACCACATACTCAAGTGCGCCGCCGAGTCACTAATCCCCTCGACCGTGGAGCTGGGCGGCAAATCTCCCAACATCTATTTCGCCGATGTCCTGGAACAGGAAGACGACTATCTGGATAAGGCGGTCGAAGGCATGTTGCTGGCCTTTTTCAACCAGGGTGAAGTCTGCACCTGTCCCAGCCGGGTACTGATCCAGGAGTCCATCTACGACAAATTTATCGAGCGGGTCATCGCCAGAGCCCAGGGTATCAAACAGGGAGATCCGCTGGATACCGACACTCAGGTCGGCGCTCAAGCGTCACAGGAGCAGTTTGATAAGATTCTCAGCTATCTGGAAATTGGCCGCAATGAAGGCGCCAAAGTACTGCTTGGCGGTCAGGCCAACAATCTGCCGGGCTCCCAGAGTCAGGGCTATTATGTTACCCCGACAATACTCAGTGGCCATAACCGGATGCGGGTATTTCAGGAGGAGATCTTTGGCCCAGTCGTTGCTGTAACCACCTTCAAAGATGAAGCAGAAGCTCTCAGCATTGCCAACGACACTCAGTATGGTTTGGGTGCCGGCGTCTGGACCCGGGATATGAATCGGGCACAGCGGATGGGGCGGGGGATCCAGGCAGGACGGGTCTGGATCAACTGCTATCATGCCTACCCGGCACATGCCGCTTTCGGAGGATACAAAAAGTCAGGTATCGGCCGGGAGACCCACAAAATGATGCTGTCTCACTACCAAAATACCAAGAGTCTGCTGGTGAGTTACTCCACCAGTCCCTTGGGTTTCTTCTAA
- a CDS encoding TonB-dependent receptor plug domain-containing protein: MLKEKLLANAIRFSLFAATGFASLAVASPAMAEEQNEQQIEKIQVTGSRILREGAIAPSPVTVISGESLIKTGAVNIGEALNELPALANTYSLANSGSSIGTAGLNLLDMRGMGASRTLVLVDGKRHVASSPGTSSIDVNTIPTEWVESVEIITGGASAIYGADAVTGVVNFKMKKKIEGLTASAAAGIADDSDYNNQRFSLAYGSNFDNDRGNAAISVEYAQQDRLEMLDRDQTAISWSSLTNPPGSDTYKTLYQNAGYWGISNAGTVGFYGGTPGVYTFKPDGTPVEVGTGEFTDGVLCAGEGCDYINLRQWEELQPEFDRTTINFKANYDFTDSLNGYFEAKWSRTNATTSGQPAFFFFDPDNTLVTRDNPYISDELGALMDQAGEGYVVVNRFMTDMGPRAEDDERTTQRYVIGLNGVVLEDWEMEAYAIYGQTEQTRTNYNNLIFENFQQSVDAIRDPVSGEIVCRDADAQAAGCVPVNLFGDGAVTREAADWFSTTTEGTAKIEQYVIGGSMSNSALFELPAGMVGFASGIEYRKEKSKSKEDPFAATGATFFNALQSEGGDFDVKEIYAEISVPLLEDLPGIQNLTVDGAIRYADYSTIGDATSWKLGLDWTIIDSLRLRSTLSTALRAPNIGEYYGAQGQNFFSVDDSCKASELSGLSPDQQAIRAANCAALGIPADFDSNYDSATLEGVSGGNDQLEPEESDSYTVGLVFQPSFVEGLVMTVDYWNIEITDAIANISAQNIIDRCVDSPTGINNQYCDLITRDPTSHEITNITQIVQNVAKQEASGVDFEVGYDFPLFGGDLRTNLLGTYLIERNEYPFQDDATDFEEYAGTLGEAQWQGQLVLNYSYDAWNLNWKTRYLDSVDLYTPQFRANYDVPYSNVMSYGSYSVTDLYATYAMDNGLEFGLGVDNVFDRDLPGSTTGTGAGSASYDNIGRFFYLTVKYEM; the protein is encoded by the coding sequence ATGTTAAAAGAGAAATTGCTGGCGAACGCCATTCGCTTTTCACTTTTTGCAGCAACGGGTTTTGCTTCTCTGGCAGTGGCCTCTCCGGCCATGGCAGAGGAACAAAATGAGCAGCAGATTGAAAAAATCCAGGTAACAGGCTCACGTATTCTGCGTGAAGGTGCGATAGCACCAAGCCCGGTTACCGTAATTTCAGGCGAGTCCCTGATCAAAACAGGGGCCGTGAACATTGGTGAAGCACTCAACGAACTGCCAGCTCTGGCAAACACTTACTCACTGGCCAACTCAGGAAGTTCTATCGGTACTGCCGGTTTGAACTTGCTGGATATGCGTGGCATGGGCGCCTCCAGGACTCTGGTACTGGTCGATGGCAAGCGTCATGTAGCCAGTAGCCCTGGTACTTCTTCTATTGACGTTAACACCATTCCAACCGAGTGGGTTGAGAGTGTTGAAATTATCACGGGTGGTGCCTCGGCCATTTATGGTGCCGATGCGGTTACCGGTGTTGTTAACTTCAAGATGAAGAAGAAGATTGAAGGACTGACAGCCTCAGCCGCCGCCGGTATCGCCGATGACAGCGACTACAATAACCAGCGCTTTAGCCTGGCCTATGGCTCCAACTTTGATAACGATCGTGGTAACGCCGCCATCTCGGTCGAATACGCTCAGCAAGACCGCCTGGAGATGCTGGATCGCGACCAGACCGCTATCTCATGGTCTTCACTGACCAACCCACCCGGTAGTGACACTTACAAGACCCTGTACCAGAATGCCGGTTATTGGGGTATCAGTAATGCAGGTACCGTTGGCTTCTACGGTGGCACCCCAGGTGTTTATACCTTCAAGCCAGATGGCACGCCGGTCGAAGTAGGAACAGGTGAATTCACCGACGGTGTACTCTGTGCCGGTGAAGGCTGTGACTATATCAACCTGCGTCAGTGGGAAGAGCTGCAACCTGAGTTTGATCGTACCACCATCAACTTCAAGGCCAACTACGACTTTACCGATAGCCTGAATGGTTATTTTGAAGCCAAGTGGAGCCGAACCAACGCCACCACTTCAGGGCAGCCGGCGTTCTTCTTCTTCGATCCGGACAACACTCTGGTTACCCGTGATAACCCCTACATCTCTGATGAATTGGGTGCTTTGATGGATCAGGCCGGAGAAGGTTATGTTGTGGTTAACCGCTTTATGACCGATATGGGGCCTCGCGCTGAAGATGACGAGCGTACCACTCAAAGGTATGTGATAGGTCTAAACGGCGTTGTACTGGAAGACTGGGAGATGGAAGCCTATGCCATCTATGGCCAGACAGAGCAGACCCGTACCAACTACAACAACCTGATCTTTGAAAACTTCCAGCAGTCAGTCGATGCCATCCGCGATCCTGTCAGCGGCGAAATCGTCTGTCGTGACGCAGATGCCCAGGCCGCAGGTTGTGTGCCAGTCAATCTGTTTGGCGATGGAGCAGTAACCCGCGAAGCTGCCGACTGGTTCAGCACTACCACTGAAGGTACCGCCAAGATTGAGCAGTATGTCATTGGTGGCTCTATGTCCAACTCTGCCTTGTTTGAACTGCCTGCCGGTATGGTTGGTTTCGCTTCCGGTATCGAATACCGCAAGGAAAAGAGTAAGAGTAAAGAAGATCCATTTGCCGCCACCGGCGCCACCTTCTTCAACGCCCTGCAAAGTGAAGGCGGTGATTTCGATGTCAAAGAAATCTATGCCGAGATCTCTGTACCACTGCTGGAAGACCTGCCTGGTATCCAGAACCTGACGGTCGATGGTGCTATCCGTTACGCCGACTACTCCACTATTGGCGATGCCACCAGCTGGAAGTTGGGTCTGGACTGGACCATCATAGATTCACTGCGTTTACGCTCGACTCTGTCTACCGCTCTGCGTGCACCTAACATTGGTGAATACTATGGTGCCCAAGGCCAGAACTTCTTCAGTGTTGATGATAGCTGTAAAGCCAGTGAGCTGTCGGGTCTGAGCCCGGATCAGCAGGCGATTCGTGCAGCCAACTGTGCCGCTCTCGGTATTCCGGCTGACTTCGATTCCAACTATGACAGCGCCACCCTAGAAGGAGTTTCAGGTGGTAATGACCAGTTGGAGCCTGAAGAGTCTGACAGCTACACTGTCGGTCTGGTTTTCCAGCCTTCATTCGTTGAAGGTCTGGTGATGACTGTGGATTACTGGAACATTGAAATCACAGATGCTATCGCCAATATCTCTGCACAGAATATTATCGATCGCTGCGTGGATTCACCCACAGGTATCAACAACCAATACTGTGACTTGATCACCCGAGATCCCACCTCACACGAGATCACTAACATCACTCAGATTGTACAGAACGTAGCCAAGCAGGAAGCTTCAGGGGTCGACTTTGAAGTCGGCTATGACTTCCCACTATTTGGCGGCGATCTGCGCACCAACCTGCTGGGTACTTATCTGATTGAACGCAACGAGTATCCTTTCCAGGATGATGCGACCGATTTTGAAGAGTATGCCGGCACTCTGGGTGAAGCACAGTGGCAAGGTCAGTTGGTGCTGAACTACAGCTACGACGCCTGGAACCTGAACTGGAAGACACGTTATCTGGACTCGGTAGATCTGTATACACCACAGTTCCGCGCCAACTATGACGTGCCTTACTCCAATGTTATGAGCTATGGTTCATACAGTGTTACAGACCTGTATGCCACCTATGCCATGGATAATGGACTGGAGTTCGGTCTCGGGGTGGACAATGTGTTCGACCGTGATCTGCCAGGCAGCACCACTGGTACAGGTGCAGGCAGTGCCAGCTATGACAACATAGGTCGTTTCTTCTACCTGACTGTCAAATACGAGATGTAA
- a CDS encoding tRNA (cytidine(34)-2'-O)-methyltransferase, which produces MFHIALYEPEIAPNTGNIIRLCANNGCELHLIEPLGFDLEEKKLRRAGLDYGDLTRVNRYPDFPHFLAAMAGKRILACTTKGSRPHSELEYRQGDVLLFGPESRGLPQEILQSIAAEHRLRIPMVPSSRSLNLSNAVAIISYEAWRQQGFSGAK; this is translated from the coding sequence GTGTTCCACATTGCCCTCTATGAACCCGAAATCGCCCCCAATACCGGCAACATTATCCGTCTCTGCGCCAACAACGGCTGCGAGCTACACCTGATAGAGCCTTTGGGTTTTGATCTGGAAGAGAAAAAACTGCGCCGGGCCGGGCTGGATTATGGCGATCTGACCCGAGTAAACCGTTACCCGGATTTCCCGCACTTTCTCGCAGCCATGGCGGGCAAACGCATTTTGGCTTGCACCACCAAGGGCAGCCGGCCACATTCTGAGCTCGAGTATCGGCAAGGTGATGTGCTCTTGTTTGGCCCAGAGAGCCGCGGCCTGCCTCAGGAAATATTGCAAAGCATTGCTGCAGAGCACAGACTGAGGATCCCTATGGTGCCCTCCAGCCGCAGCCTGAACCTTTCCAACGCAGTGGCTATCATCAGCTATGAAGCATGGCGTCAACAGGGTTTCAGCGGCGCTAAATAA
- a CDS encoding M16 family metallopeptidase, whose translation MVSGCQSTQVKVSQDTGHFVLPTYERVTLDNGLTLMLMPQKEVPLITLNAVVKVGSVNDTTAGVAEVTAQGLLLGAAGRTKASIEQEVDFLGASLNADAGREGSYLSADFMAKDSDTMLGLFADVLTRPDFDATEFDKLKSRRVAELAQEKESPKSVIGRYFNKLVFGQHPYGNATSGTSESVSQLTVNQLRAFHKGYYQPANTAISVVGDFDPAQMKAKLQAAFGQWSNSESLRAVDLKQGLPTLSASRVLLVDKSDAIETTFTIGGLGVTQDNPDYVGLTVVNSILGGRFTSWLNDELRVNAGLTYGARSGFVPYRDSGVFMISTFTKSATTEEAIDLALKTYSRLWQKGIDQQTLDSAKAYVKGQFPPKFETSGQLAGLLSDMYLYGFDESYINQFQQRVDGLTLAQTKQLVDSYFPKDKLQMVLIGSGDKIAPIAAKYGEVTRVDIKDVGFGG comes from the coding sequence ATGGTTTCAGGTTGTCAGTCTACCCAGGTGAAGGTGAGCCAGGATACCGGCCACTTTGTACTGCCAACATATGAAAGAGTCACTCTGGATAACGGCCTGACGCTGATGCTGATGCCGCAGAAAGAGGTGCCGCTGATCACCCTGAACGCCGTGGTGAAAGTCGGCAGCGTCAATGACACCACAGCAGGTGTGGCAGAGGTAACGGCTCAGGGCTTGTTGCTTGGCGCCGCCGGTCGCACCAAGGCCAGCATAGAGCAGGAGGTGGACTTTCTCGGTGCCAGTCTGAATGCCGATGCCGGCCGTGAGGGCAGTTACCTCAGCGCCGATTTTATGGCCAAAGACTCCGATACCATGCTGGGATTGTTTGCCGATGTGCTGACCCGTCCCGACTTTGATGCCACCGAATTTGATAAACTCAAGAGCCGCAGAGTCGCCGAGCTGGCGCAGGAGAAAGAGAGTCCCAAGTCCGTGATTGGGCGCTACTTCAACAAGTTGGTCTTCGGTCAGCATCCTTATGGCAATGCCACTTCGGGAACCAGTGAGTCTGTGTCCCAGTTGACGGTCAACCAGCTGAGAGCCTTCCACAAGGGCTACTATCAACCGGCCAATACCGCTATCAGCGTGGTGGGCGATTTCGACCCGGCACAGATGAAGGCCAAGCTGCAGGCGGCATTCGGTCAATGGAGCAACAGTGAATCGCTGCGTGCCGTTGACCTCAAGCAGGGGCTGCCGACTCTGTCTGCCAGCCGAGTCTTGCTGGTGGATAAGTCGGACGCGATAGAGACCACCTTCACCATAGGTGGCCTGGGTGTGACTCAGGATAACCCTGACTATGTGGGCCTGACTGTGGTCAACAGCATACTCGGTGGCCGTTTTACCTCCTGGCTCAACGATGAGCTGAGGGTGAATGCCGGTTTGACCTATGGCGCGCGCTCGGGTTTCGTTCCCTATCGTGACTCAGGGGTGTTTATGATCAGTACTTTCACCAAGTCGGCTACTACAGAGGAAGCCATTGACTTGGCACTCAAGACCTACAGCCGCCTGTGGCAGAAAGGGATAGATCAGCAGACTCTGGATTCAGCCAAGGCCTACGTCAAAGGCCAGTTCCCGCCCAAGTTTGAAACCAGCGGCCAGTTGGCCGGTCTGCTGTCAGACATGTACCTGTACGGTTTTGATGAGTCCTATATCAATCAATTCCAGCAACGGGTGGATGGACTGACTCTGGCGCAGACCAAGCAGTTGGTCGATAGCTACTTCCCCAAGGATAAGTTGCAGATGGTGCTGATTGGCAGCGGCGACAAGATAGCCCCGATAGCGGCCAAGTATGGCGAGGTGACCCGGGTCGATATCAAGGATGTCGGTTTCGGCGGTTAA
- a CDS encoding M16 family metallopeptidase has translation MKRTLTALLMSASLLGAATTQATTAEDIQSFTLNNGMKIMVLEDSSIPNANMYLFWKVGSRNEVPGITGISHFFEHMMFNGSKKYGPKMFDRTMEAAGGANNAYTTENVTVYTDWFPSNALETIFDLEADRIAALDINAEMVESERGVVASERTTGLENSNWRTLQEEVKGVAFRAHPYSWSVIGHESDIAAWTLEDLVQYHKTYYAPNNAVVVIAGDVKLAEVKRLAQRYFGPIPAQEPPKAVKTVEPLQKGERRVFVKKESVSTPNIMLAYHVPATTNKDYYALDLLTSILSEGNSSRLYKALVDKQLAIAAETYMPMSFDPNLLYILGVAAPGVSATTLEQALIEEVNRIARDGVKVEELEKAKNIKLMDFYRSMETINGKANTLGTYELYFGSFDKLFQAPDAYNQVTVADIQRVAETYLRRANRTVGVLAAQEEADQ, from the coding sequence ATGAAGCGTACGCTGACCGCCCTGCTGATGTCAGCCAGCCTTCTTGGTGCGGCGACAACACAGGCGACCACGGCCGAAGATATTCAGAGTTTTACCCTGAATAACGGCATGAAAATCATGGTATTGGAGGATTCATCCATTCCCAATGCCAACATGTATCTGTTTTGGAAGGTGGGTTCACGCAACGAGGTGCCCGGGATCACAGGGATCTCCCACTTCTTCGAGCATATGATGTTCAATGGCTCCAAGAAATACGGCCCCAAGATGTTTGACCGCACCATGGAAGCGGCCGGTGGCGCCAACAACGCCTACACTACTGAAAACGTGACCGTTTATACCGACTGGTTCCCTTCCAATGCTCTGGAAACCATTTTTGATCTGGAAGCCGATCGGATTGCGGCGTTGGATATCAATGCCGAGATGGTAGAGAGTGAGCGCGGCGTAGTTGCCTCCGAGCGTACCACAGGGCTGGAAAACTCCAACTGGCGTACCCTGCAGGAAGAGGTAAAAGGTGTGGCCTTCAGGGCGCATCCCTATAGCTGGTCTGTGATTGGCCATGAATCTGATATTGCGGCCTGGACCTTGGAAGATCTGGTGCAGTATCACAAGACCTACTATGCCCCCAACAATGCGGTTGTGGTGATTGCCGGTGACGTTAAGCTGGCCGAGGTCAAGCGTCTGGCCCAGCGTTACTTTGGCCCTATCCCGGCGCAAGAGCCACCCAAGGCGGTGAAGACAGTCGAGCCGCTGCAAAAAGGGGAACGACGGGTCTTCGTCAAGAAGGAGTCTGTCAGCACGCCCAATATCATGCTGGCCTATCACGTACCGGCCACCACCAATAAAGACTATTACGCGCTGGATCTGCTGACCTCGATTCTGAGTGAAGGCAACAGCTCGCGCCTCTACAAGGCTTTGGTGGACAAGCAGTTGGCGATTGCCGCCGAGACTTATATGCCCATGTCTTTTGACCCCAACCTGTTGTACATCCTTGGGGTGGCGGCCCCAGGTGTCAGCGCCACCACTCTGGAGCAGGCATTGATCGAAGAGGTCAACCGTATTGCCCGTGACGGCGTTAAGGTTGAAGAGTTGGAAAAAGCCAAAAATATCAAGCTGATGGATTTCTATCGTAGTATGGAAACCATCAATGGCAAGGCCAACACCCTGGGCACCTACGAACTTTATTTCGGTAGCTTCGACAAGCTGTTCCAGGCACCGGATGCCTATAATCAGGTCACAGTGGCCGACATTCAAAGGGTGGCAGAAACATACCTGCGCCGTGCCAACCGCACTGTGGGGGTACTGGCTGCACAAGAGGAGGCGGATCAATGA